A window of the Fusarium poae strain DAOMC 252244 chromosome 3, whole genome shotgun sequence genome harbors these coding sequences:
- a CDS encoding hypothetical protein (TransMembrane:1 (o705-722i)) — translation MPVFQETSSSARDLRILPSRALPLPRLSEKPDCTNTVDEQREVVVIGAGPSGLFLTLLLARYGLGDSSLLCLDAKPGTLKAGQADGLQPRTLEVFQSLGIASELIGEGCHMEEVAFWNPASSGKGIERTSFTPDVNVPARFPFEVTIHQGRIERILEENLRLYSGNETIRRSHRFSEYTVDETNAEFPIVVKYEHDLPDGSTQHKTVRTKYLIGADGARSKVRKCMGLELEGETTDHIWGVCDFVADTNFPDIRNRSAVHSDAGSVMIIPREQIATGEYLTRLYVQVPGEVETTQDAGMDKKSADKKRRGAVTLDYIFEQARAVFAPYEIKIKEGTEPDWWAAYQIGQRMAPNFSDKTFDGLERVFIVGDACHTHSPKAGQGMNVSMMDSFNLAWKLVHSLHGLTPACPPGSADPILETFSPERMDVARQLIEFDTKFSHMFSGRIGSADAETSGLTHEEFLRVFSEGSGFTSGCGLQYKPGRLVQTLDEESQNGLFRGDPLSGALTPGRRLLDVEVKRYADATHRHLQDEMPPTGRYYLLVFASKDLLDKSGASQLALQSSVEIISKFPQGTINLVVIHPLTTRFEWTDIPAGVKKLAEMRVYGLARKEDAYETLGVSKDDGVIAVVRPDGFSDTSQYHCCFGTDISLSEPIAERLAASGFSVLSYDHPGHGRSSALEDVNNVSFDEMIDGIDELLRVMRIDSIHAWIGLSLGAASGVYMARRHPGLIQNLVYCGCPPASLSALGIMSLEQIDKMRNDVEKDGSTTNAIRRMHYGWASKEWLDANPEQDERLKLASSPLSMDAWRAMMTLQKNDDFDMRPMVPDLMENDMKIMLVKGENDVRINPFVDMMTEIVSNVAKEKGMEENVKVVTVPDSGHVMYLQNEDYFCNSIVNFI, via the exons ATGCCTGTATTCCAAGAAACTTCCAGCTCGGCGAGAGATCTTAGGATCTTGCCATCACGCGCTCTTCCACTACCTCGACTTTCTGAAAAGCCAGATTGTACGAATACCGTCGACGAACAGCGTGAAGTTGTTGTCATAGGC GCTGGGCCGAGTGGGCTCTTTCTTACTCTACTTTTAGCAAGGTATGGCCTTGGGGATTCTTCACTTCTGTGCTTGGACGCAAAGCCTGGCACATTAAAGGCGGGCCAAGCAGATGGACTGCAACCACGAACCCTTGAGGTCTTTCAAAGTTTGGGAATAGCTAGTGAACTTATTGGTGAGGGATGTCACATGGAAGAAGTCGCTTTCTGGAATCCTGCGAGCAGCGGTAAAGGTATCGAGAGAACAAGCTTCACACCAGATGTCAACGTCCCAGCTCGCTTTCCATTCGAGGTCACAATCCACCAAGGTCGGATTGAACGGATTCTAGAAGAAAATCTTCGTCTTTATTCAGGCAACGAAACGATAAGGAGGTCACACCGGTTTTCGGAGTACACAGTCGACGAGACCAATGCCGAGTTCCCTATCGTGGTCAAGTACGAGCATGACCTACCCGATGGATCAACACAACACAAAACTGTTCGAACAAAGTACCTGATCGGTGCAGACGGCGCACGTTCAAAAGTGCGCAAATGCATGGGTCTCGAACTCGAAGGCGAAACGACTGATCACATCTGGGGTGTGTGCGATTTCGTCGCCGACACAAACTTTCCCGACATTCGTAATCGCTCTGCTGTTCACTCAGATGCAGGCTCCGTCATGATCATCCCGCGAGAACAGATCGCGACAGGCGAATATCTTACTCGGTTATACGTTCAAGTACCTGGTGAAGTGGAAACGACTCAGGATGCAGGTATGGACAAGAAGTCTGCTGATAAGAAGAGGCGAGGTGCTGTTACTCTTGATTACATCTTTGAGCAAGCGAGAGCTGTCTTTGCTCCTTATgagatcaagatcaaggagggGACAGAACCCGATTGGTGGGCTGCGTACCAAATCGGGCAACGCATGGCACCTAATTTCTCGGACAAGACCTTTGATGGTCTTGAAAGAGTATTTATCGTTGGAGATG CCTGCCACACACATAGTCCCAAGGCCGGTCAAGGGATGAATGTGTCGATGATGGATTCATTCAACCTAGCTTGGAAGCTCGTCCACAGCCTCCATGGACTTACCCCTGCATGCCCACCAGGCTCAGCAGATCCTATACTCGAAACATTTTCACCAGAACGTATGGATGTAGCTCGACAGCTCATCGAGTTTGACACAAAATTCTCGCACATGTTCTCCGGTCGCATTGGTTCAGCAGATGCCGAGACATCTGGGTTGACCCATGAAGAGTTCCTTCGCGTATTTAGCGAAGGCAGCGGATTTACGAGTGGCTGTGGACTTCAATACAAGCCCGGAAGACTTGTTCAGACTCTGGATGAAGAGTCACAGAACGGTTTGTTCCGAGGAGACCCTCTATCTGGTGCCTTGACTCCGGGTCGACGACTTCTCGATGTCGAGGTGAAGCGTTATGCAGACGCAACACATAGACATCTGCAAGACG AAATGCCACCCACTGGTCGCTACTATCTACTTGTCTTTGCTAGCAAAGACTTACTCGATAAATCCGGTGCATCGCAATTGGCTTTACAATCATCGGTCGAAATCATCAGCAAGTTCCCTCAAGGAACCATCAACCTTGTTGTCATTCACCCATTGACCACACGCTTCGAGTGGACCGATATCCCTGCAGGAGTCAAGAAGCTTGCTGAGATGCGAGTGTACGGATTGGCTAGAAAGGAGGATGCGTATGAGACGCTTGGGGTGTCCAAGGATGATGGAGTCATTGCTGTTGTCAGACCTGATGG ATTCTCGGATACTTCCCAGTACCACTGCTG TTTTGGCACAGACATCTCGCTTTCCGAACCCATTGCGGAACGACTCGCCGCTTCGGGTTTCAGTGTTCTAAGCTATGATCATCCAGGCCATGGACGCAGTAGTGCACTGGAAGACGTCAACAATGTGAGCTTTGACGAGATGATCGATGGTATTGACGAATTACTGCGCGTTATGAGAATCGATTCCATCCATGCCTGGATCGGCTTATCACTCGGCGCAGCCAGTGGGGTCTACATGGCGCGTCGGCACCCAGGGCTCATCCAGAACTTGGTATACTGCGGTTGTCCACCTGCGTCTCTTAGTGCACTTGGGATTATGTCACTGGAGCAAATTGACAAAATGCGTAATGATGTTGAGAAAGATGGATCTACAACTAATGCCATCCGACGCATGCACTACGGTTGGGCGAGTAAAGAATGGCTTGATGCAAACCCGGAACAGGATGAGAGGCTTAAGCTTGCCAGTTCTCCATTGAGTATGGACGCATGGCGAGCAATGATGACGCTACAGAAGAACGACGACTTTGATATGCGACCCATGGTTCCTGACTTGATGGAGAATGATATGAAGATTATGCTTGTCAAGGGAGAGAACGATGTGAGGATTAATCCGTTTGTTGACATGATGACTGAGATTGTTAGCAACGTTGCGAAGGAAAAGGGTATGGAGGAGAATGTCAAGGTTGTTACTGTGCCCGATTCGGGACATGTTATGTATCTGCAGAATGAGGATTATTTCTGCAACTCCATTGTCAATTTTATCTAG